The following proteins are encoded in a genomic region of Labeo rohita strain BAU-BD-2019 chromosome 5, IGBB_LRoh.1.0, whole genome shotgun sequence:
- the lhx6b gene encoding LIM/homeobox protein Lhx6 codes for MSSPNHHCQSLREKRSVLSSRCSSLSSLFICAHCATEIVDRQVLKVNGLTWHLKCLQCSVCAVSLSQHNSCFIRNKEIFCRTDYNSTFGTKCARCGLQVSANDWVRKAGSDIYHLACFACFFCKRQLSTGEEFGLMDNQVLCRLHYDIMLPNLQHMSDKGNVIHLDGALHIQYLPKPSKRPRTSFTSEQLQIMHTHFIQDKNPDAQTLQRLADMTGLSRRVIQVWFQNCRARQKRNPLHDSIPLRDRYQNPAVPFLSDNQYFLPLGRPETH; via the exons ATG TCATCCCCGAACCACCACTGTCAGAGTTTGAGGGAGAAGAGGTCTGTTTTGAGCTCAAGATGTTCCTCGCTATCATCTTTATTCATATGCGCCCACTGCGCGACGGAAATTGTGGACCGACAAGTGCTAAAG GTGAATGGATTAACGTGGCATCTGAAATGTTTGCAGTGCTCGGTGTGCGCGGTGTCTTTGAGTCAACATAACAGCTGCTTCATCAGAAATAAAGAGATTTTCTGTAGAACCGATTATAACAG tacatTTGGTACAAAATGTGCTCGATGTGGCCTTCAAGTCAGTGCAAATGACTGGGTTCGGAAGGCGGGAAGTGATATATATCATCTCGCCTGCTTCGCTTGCTTCTTCTGCAAAAGGCAGCTTTCTACAGGAGAGGAGTTCGGCTTGATGGATAATCAGGTTCTCTGTCGCCTTCACTACGACATTATGCTGCCAAACCTACAGCACATGTCAGACAAAG GAAATGTCATACATTTGGATGGAGCTTTACACATACAATACCTCCCAAAGCCATCTAAAAGACCTCGTACATCATTCACCTCGGAGCAGCTACAG ATTATGCACACACACTTTATTCAAGACAAGAACCCTGATGCACAGACGTTGCAGAGGCTGGCAGACATGACTGGACTGAGCAGAAGAGTCATACAG GTTTGGTTTCAAAACTGTAGAGCTAGACAGAAGAGGAACCCACTTCATGACAGCATTCCTCTACGGGACAGATACCAGAATCCTGCAGTGCCCTTTCTGTCAGATAACCAGTACTTCTTGCCCTTAGGTAGACCTGAGACTCACTGA